One stretch of Candidatus Thorarchaeota archaeon DNA includes these proteins:
- a CDS encoding RidA family protein: MREVVHTKDAPQAVGPYSQAIKTGELIFCSGQIPMEPDTGEIVTGTITNQTKQCLSNIKAVLEAAGSSMDKVVKVTVFLKNMDDFGEMNEEYAKWFGDEPPARAAVEVRRLPKHVGIEIETIALQ; this comes from the coding sequence ATGAGAGAAGTAGTGCACACCAAAGACGCGCCGCAGGCGGTTGGACCTTATTCACAGGCAATCAAAACCGGAGAGCTCATATTCTGTTCGGGTCAAATACCCATGGAGCCTGACACAGGTGAGATAGTAACAGGCACAATTACCAACCAAACAAAACAATGCCTGAGTAACATCAAGGCAGTACTTGAGGCAGCAGGCTCATCCATGGATAAGGTTGTGAAGGTTACAGTTTTCCTAAAGAACATGGATGATTTCGGCGAGATGAACGAAGAATATGCCAAATGGTTTGGTGATGAGCCTCCAGCCAGAGCAGCAGTAGAAGTTCGAAGGCTTCCAAAGCATGTGGGTATAGAAATCGAGACTATAGCACTTCAGTAA
- the arcC gene encoding carbamate kinase has translation MELITTSRRAVVAIGGNSLIKDKQHQSIPDQYAAAAESCKHIADMISKGWDVVLTSGNGPQVGFIMRRSELAKHELHEVLMDYAGADTQGAIGYMLQRALHNEFKRRDIDKHAATIITQTLVDKDDPAFKNPAKPVGTFMDKDTAEKRAKKQGWEIIEDAGRGWRRVVPSPIPKEIIQQPAINALIKEGIVTYAVGGGGIPVIRNEDGTLEGVEAVIDKDRASSLLASDMGVDLLLISTAVEKAYLNFGTEDQEPIDEMTPSEAEKYIEENHFAAGSMLPKVEACVEFIKKGGDLAIITDPANITNALEGKTGTRIVPE, from the coding sequence ATGGAGTTGATCACGACGAGTCGCAGAGCAGTTGTAGCAATAGGTGGAAATTCTCTAATCAAAGACAAGCAACATCAATCCATTCCAGATCAGTATGCAGCTGCAGCAGAGAGCTGTAAGCATATTGCGGATATGATATCGAAAGGTTGGGATGTTGTACTAACTTCTGGAAACGGACCTCAGGTAGGTTTCATTATGAGGCGGTCGGAGCTTGCCAAGCATGAGCTGCATGAGGTCCTGATGGATTACGCGGGAGCCGATACTCAGGGTGCAATAGGATACATGCTTCAGAGAGCCCTGCATAATGAATTCAAGCGAAGAGATATAGACAAACATGCGGCAACCATAATCACACAAACGCTCGTTGACAAAGATGATCCAGCTTTTAAAAATCCAGCAAAGCCAGTAGGCACCTTCATGGACAAAGACACAGCAGAAAAGAGAGCCAAGAAGCAAGGTTGGGAAATAATTGAGGATGCTGGTCGCGGTTGGAGAAGAGTTGTTCCATCTCCGATTCCAAAAGAAATCATCCAGCAACCAGCCATCAATGCGCTCATCAAAGAAGGTATTGTTACCTACGCGGTTGGTGGAGGCGGCATCCCCGTAATCAGAAATGAAGATGGCACCCTTGAAGGTGTTGAGGCAGTAATAGATAAGGACCGAGCCTCTAGTTTGCTTGCTAGCGATATGGGTGTAGATCTTCTGCTAATCTCAACCGCCGTTGAGAAGGCCTATCTCAATTTTGGAACAGAAGATCAAGAACCAATTGATGAGATGACACCCTCGGAAGCAGAAAAATACATTGAAGAAAATCATTTTGCGGCAGGAAGTATGCTACCAAAAGTAGAAGCCTGTGTGGAATTCATCAAAAAAGGCGGAGACCTCGCGATAATCACCGATCCAGCAAATATCACCAACGCTCTAGAAGGCAAAACAGGAACTCGAATTGTCCCCGAATAG
- the ligA gene encoding NAD-dependent DNA ligase LigA, which translates to MSLGGRVVNSNRKPDVSLEDIETEEEAEVAAKKLREAIRYHNYRYYVLDDPVISDREYDELMRRLQSLEEEYPTIKTPDSPTQQVGGAPREELGLVEHPIPMLSLKTAYEEDEVLSFDKTCREELGLEEVEYVAEPKYDGLAVELIYGDGSLSVVSTRGDGETGEDVTANVKTIKEVPLMLLGDMGLSVPSRLVVRGEIYMRLDEFEEMNEERLERGEDPFANPRNAAAGSLRQLDPNVTARRPLHIYFYGVAEATGVDFDTQWEILEALPKWGLRVNFDLSRKCTGVDELLAYHREMAEKREDLPFEIDGVVFKVNSLEAQSTLGTRTRDPRWALAYKFEPRRATTEILDIEVQVGRTGKLTPVAILDPVEIGGVEVSHASLHNMSEIERKDIRNGDTVLVVRAGDVIPYVVKSIDEERDGSEQKFTMPDSCPVCGSDVFMSEDKKTARCTNIKCPAQVRERLTHFASREAMDIEGLGEKRAEQFIEAGIVDGFQSLYSLTLEDLTQLERFAEKSASNLLNEIEESKNQPLHRFIHALGIPLVGVHVAQLLAQNYPTLDDLMEAEYEDLISIEGIGPEVAESITTFFDEPENSEAIQQVRDRGLTLENPLYGEEEQPFEGLTFVFTGTLDNFTRTEAKELVTRLGGRATSSVSGVTDYVVAGPGAGSKLDKAKELGVPVIDEEEFIDMTEQ; encoded by the coding sequence ATGAGTCTTGGAGGAAGAGTAGTGAATTCAAATCGAAAACCAGACGTATCTCTCGAAGATATAGAAACGGAAGAAGAAGCAGAGGTGGCAGCAAAGAAACTCCGTGAAGCAATACGGTATCACAACTACAGGTATTATGTGTTGGACGATCCAGTAATATCGGATCGAGAGTACGATGAACTGATGCGGAGGCTCCAAAGTCTTGAGGAAGAATATCCCACAATTAAGACCCCTGATTCTCCCACACAACAAGTTGGCGGCGCACCACGTGAAGAACTCGGATTGGTGGAGCATCCGATTCCCATGCTCAGTTTGAAAACTGCGTACGAAGAAGACGAGGTTCTGAGCTTTGATAAAACATGCCGCGAAGAACTGGGACTTGAAGAAGTTGAATATGTTGCGGAGCCAAAATATGATGGTTTAGCTGTAGAACTGATTTACGGAGATGGAAGTCTGTCGGTGGTATCGACTAGAGGTGACGGTGAGACAGGTGAGGACGTTACTGCAAATGTAAAGACAATCAAAGAAGTCCCTCTTATGCTGCTTGGAGATATGGGTCTCTCCGTTCCTTCCCGGCTTGTTGTGCGAGGGGAAATCTACATGCGTTTGGATGAATTCGAAGAAATGAATGAAGAAAGACTAGAACGTGGAGAGGATCCATTTGCAAATCCAAGAAATGCAGCAGCTGGCTCCCTCCGCCAGTTGGATCCGAATGTAACCGCTAGAAGACCTCTACACATCTACTTCTACGGTGTTGCAGAGGCTACAGGGGTAGATTTTGATACACAGTGGGAGATACTAGAAGCTCTTCCAAAATGGGGCCTACGAGTAAATTTCGATTTATCACGCAAGTGCACAGGTGTTGACGAGCTTCTTGCATATCATAGAGAAATGGCAGAGAAGCGTGAGGACCTTCCTTTCGAGATAGATGGTGTAGTTTTCAAAGTCAATTCCTTGGAGGCTCAATCGACACTTGGCACAAGAACGAGAGACCCACGTTGGGCATTAGCCTACAAGTTCGAACCTAGAAGAGCGACCACTGAGATTCTCGATATCGAGGTTCAAGTTGGTAGAACCGGCAAACTGACGCCTGTAGCTATTCTAGATCCTGTTGAAATCGGGGGTGTTGAAGTTTCTCATGCTTCGCTGCACAATATGAGTGAAATCGAGCGCAAGGACATTCGCAACGGTGACACAGTTCTCGTTGTCCGGGCTGGTGATGTGATTCCTTATGTGGTTAAGTCGATAGATGAGGAGAGAGATGGTTCTGAGCAGAAGTTCACTATGCCAGATTCTTGTCCTGTGTGTGGTTCTGACGTTTTCATGAGCGAAGACAAGAAGACCGCTAGATGTACGAACATAAAATGTCCTGCCCAAGTGAGAGAACGGCTAACCCATTTTGCTTCCCGAGAAGCAATGGATATAGAAGGCTTGGGAGAAAAGCGCGCTGAGCAGTTCATTGAAGCTGGCATTGTAGACGGCTTTCAGTCATTGTACTCCCTCACACTTGAGGATCTTACACAATTGGAGCGCTTTGCTGAGAAATCAGCTTCAAATCTGCTGAATGAAATTGAAGAAAGCAAGAACCAGCCTCTTCACAGATTTATTCATGCATTAGGAATCCCTCTTGTTGGTGTTCATGTGGCTCAGCTTCTAGCACAGAATTATCCTACGCTCGATGACTTGATGGAAGCTGAGTATGAGGATTTGATATCGATAGAAGGGATTGGCCCAGAAGTAGCGGAGAGCATTACTACCTTCTTTGATGAGCCTGAAAACAGTGAAGCCATACAGCAGGTTCGTGATAGGGGCCTAACTTTAGAGAACCCTCTTTACGGGGAAGAAGAACAACCCTTCGAAGGGCTTACATTTGTGTTTACAGGAACCCTAGACAATTTCACCCGTACTGAAGCCAAAGAATTGGTTACTCGTTTGGGTGGACGGGCGACATCAAGTGTGAGCGGCGTTACCGATTACGTAGTAGCTGGGCCTGGTGCGGGTTCAAAACTCGACAAAGCCAAGGAGCTTGGAGTTCCTGTTATCGATGAGGAAGAGTTTATTGACATGACTGAGCAATAG
- a CDS encoding DNA ligase, with protein sequence MMDEEDPLAEYRSKRDFSKTPEPEGGTVRSSDKPIFVIQKHDASNLHYDFRLEVEGVLKSWAVPKGPSTDPSTKRLAIPTEDHALEYADFEGNIPEGEYGAGTVMVWDHGTYRNLRAEKEDAEARMTMTQSLEDGKVEIWLEGKKLEGGYVLIRTGSGKGARWLLIKMRDKRAQPERSVVEEEPKSAITGRTLQEIRESTID encoded by the coding sequence ATGATGGACGAAGAAGATCCCCTTGCAGAATACCGCAGTAAGAGAGACTTCTCAAAGACTCCAGAGCCTGAAGGTGGTACTGTCCGCTCATCAGACAAGCCGATTTTCGTCATCCAAAAACACGATGCCAGCAACCTACATTACGATTTTCGGCTGGAAGTTGAAGGGGTGCTGAAGTCATGGGCTGTTCCAAAAGGACCATCTACTGACCCTTCCACCAAACGTTTAGCCATACCTACGGAAGACCATGCCTTGGAGTATGCGGATTTTGAAGGGAATATTCCCGAGGGGGAGTACGGTGCAGGAACTGTGATGGTATGGGATCACGGCACCTATCGGAATCTGCGGGCGGAGAAAGAAGACGCAGAAGCCCGTATGACCATGACTCAAAGTCTTGAGGACGGAAAGGTGGAAATTTGGCTGGAGGGCAAGAAACTCGAAGGCGGCTATGTATTGATACGGACTGGAAGCGGAAAGGGTGCAAGATGGTTACTCATCAAGATGCGGGATAAAAGAGCACAACCCGAACGTAGCGTTGTGGAGGAAGAGCCAAAGTCAGCAATAACTGGAAGAACTTTACAGGAAATCCGCGAGTCGACAATTGACTGA
- a CDS encoding C69 family dipeptidase, with protein sequence MPEASADSVMLFGKNSDRPPNEAQVVEYVPSKIHNDKRVKCTHMSIPQVEETLAMYISRPSWMWGAEMGANEKGVVIGNEAVFSKQEVPETGLLGMDLLRLGLERGETADQALSIMVDLLEKHGQGGICARNQALTYHNSYIIADSKEAWVLETSGRQWVAQKVEGVRAISNGYTITNQWDRASEDLIEHAIKMGWYDGENQFSFAAAYGNEAMRYIARCDDRLSKSTTFLKNNFGKMDFVTLTNLLRNHPDDWKPWNQPKAAICQHAGHQNSYVTAASQISELGDDVLHWFTGSSNPCTSVYWPFTFNSPSVYNGFDNASEKYSRESYWWIREKQNRALSKRFDRAMREFKSIVAKHQDIIYRLASRKTGQQAVEREIKKHTKHLQEIIDRTNPEEDLPAEFVEYWKEKNAEADMDSE encoded by the coding sequence TTGCCAGAAGCTTCAGCTGATTCAGTGATGCTATTTGGTAAAAATTCGGACAGGCCTCCAAACGAGGCCCAAGTTGTTGAGTACGTACCTAGCAAAATCCACAATGATAAGCGAGTCAAATGCACCCATATGAGTATTCCTCAGGTTGAAGAGACGCTTGCGATGTACATCTCTAGACCTTCCTGGATGTGGGGAGCTGAGATGGGGGCCAATGAGAAGGGCGTAGTGATAGGAAACGAAGCAGTGTTTTCAAAACAAGAAGTTCCCGAAACCGGATTACTCGGAATGGATCTTCTTCGACTTGGCCTTGAAAGAGGAGAAACGGCAGATCAAGCCCTTAGCATCATGGTGGATTTACTGGAGAAACATGGCCAAGGTGGGATATGTGCAAGAAATCAAGCACTAACATATCACAATAGCTACATCATAGCAGATTCTAAAGAAGCCTGGGTACTCGAAACTTCGGGGCGACAATGGGTAGCGCAAAAAGTCGAGGGTGTACGAGCCATATCAAATGGCTACACAATTACGAACCAATGGGATAGAGCCTCGGAAGACCTCATTGAACATGCTATCAAGATGGGGTGGTACGATGGCGAGAATCAGTTCTCTTTTGCCGCTGCGTATGGAAACGAAGCCATGAGATACATTGCTCGTTGTGACGACAGGCTTTCAAAATCCACAACGTTCCTGAAGAACAACTTCGGTAAGATGGACTTCGTCACTTTGACGAATCTTCTGAGAAATCATCCTGATGACTGGAAACCTTGGAACCAACCAAAAGCAGCCATTTGTCAGCATGCAGGGCATCAGAACTCGTATGTGACAGCAGCCAGTCAAATATCTGAGCTTGGTGACGATGTTCTGCACTGGTTCACCGGTTCTTCTAATCCTTGTACCAGTGTTTACTGGCCATTCACGTTCAATTCTCCGAGTGTATACAATGGTTTCGATAATGCCTCAGAGAAGTATTCCAGAGAGTCATACTGGTGGATTAGAGAGAAACAAAATCGAGCATTATCAAAAAGGTTCGACAGAGCTATGAGAGAGTTCAAATCCATTGTGGCTAAGCACCAAGACATTATCTATAGGCTCGCCAGCAGGAAAACTGGACAACAAGCTGTTGAAAGAGAAATCAAAAAACACACTAAGCATCTTCAGGAGATTATTGACAGAACAAACCCAGAAGAGGACCTTCCAGCTGAATTTGTAGAGTACTGGAAAGAGAAAAATGCAGAAGCGGATATGGATTCAGAATAG
- a CDS encoding enoyl-CoA hydratase/isomerase family protein, with protein MTGSINESRDGSIVTLTISRPDKLNSVTRPMLNDFSKKVERYTNDPKVTAIIFTGEGDRAFSAGFDMDTVKGLKGQDKEDFFEALEDVVRVIRTAKSCITLAAVNGYAVGFGSIVAIACDFRFFSEDAKLRLPEIQLSIFPGAGAASNLLRLVGPSHAKDILLTGRSVPAREAKSMGLANRIYPKAQLMAQAKEFLKDLLEKDCRILLNTKNLVDAMTGKDYGDAAELEAAYLEEWLLNEMKENCE; from the coding sequence ATGACAGGAAGTATCAATGAAAGCAGAGACGGGTCTATTGTGACCCTTACGATTTCAAGACCAGACAAGCTTAATTCTGTAACGCGACCTATGTTGAACGATTTCAGCAAGAAAGTTGAACGTTACACAAACGATCCCAAAGTCACCGCAATAATATTCACTGGAGAAGGGGATAGAGCGTTTTCTGCCGGCTTTGATATGGACACTGTCAAAGGCCTGAAAGGGCAAGACAAGGAGGACTTCTTCGAGGCCTTGGAGGATGTTGTGCGAGTGATTAGGACAGCCAAAAGCTGTATCACACTGGCAGCAGTAAATGGTTATGCCGTTGGTTTCGGATCCATAGTTGCGATTGCCTGTGATTTCAGATTTTTCTCTGAGGACGCAAAACTCCGTCTTCCGGAAATCCAACTGAGCATATTTCCGGGTGCAGGTGCAGCGTCAAATCTACTACGTCTCGTTGGTCCATCTCATGCGAAAGATATCTTGCTTACTGGCCGTTCAGTCCCGGCGAGAGAGGCAAAATCAATGGGACTAGCAAATCGTATCTATCCCAAGGCGCAACTGATGGCACAGGCCAAGGAGTTTCTGAAGGATCTTCTAGAAAAGGACTGTCGGATTCTCCTGAACACGAAAAACTTGGTCGACGCTATGACCGGCAAAGATTACGGTGATGCTGCTGAGCTTGAAGCTGCATACCTTGAAGAATGGCTTCTGAATGAAATGAAAGAAAACTGTGAGTAA
- a CDS encoding divalent-cation tolerance protein CutA: MTSYKLAMTTCPANESHDLAKTIVESKKAACVNVIEDVFSIYHWQGKVDTARESILIMKTTADLISDLQSVVKRAHSYEVPEFVILPIEGGTDSYLKWISEVVK, translated from the coding sequence ATGACTAGCTACAAGCTCGCTATGACAACCTGTCCTGCAAATGAGAGCCATGACCTAGCGAAGACTATTGTCGAATCGAAAAAGGCTGCTTGTGTGAATGTTATTGAAGATGTATTCAGCATCTACCATTGGCAAGGCAAGGTTGACACTGCAAGGGAATCCATACTCATCATGAAAACAACTGCGGATCTCATCTCAGATCTGCAATCTGTCGTAAAGCGGGCTCACTCCTATGAAGTCCCCGAATTCGTCATCCTGCCGATCGAAGGCGGAACCGATAGCTATTTGAAATGGATATCAGAAGTCGTGAAGTAG
- a CDS encoding creatininase family protein codes for MEKQYLLSKMTWPEVEERLNECTTVVVPVGSTEQHGPALPVDNDHFVATQFAYRLAERVWDEMKLVVTPTIVFGQSQHHMDFKGTITLKESTLASVIVDVCESLAHHGFENIVLLNGHGGNETAIQNALPILHDEIDARVYSMNWWSQVMDKVPETVEGPIFHACDMETSVSWYLGQRVLADKRVDEPGRKPVPGYIEPDMRKKAPTVSSAFTMKDFTDSGAVGLSTKATMEKGQEIVELALDRMAGFLVKIP; via the coding sequence ATGGAAAAGCAGTATTTGCTCTCGAAAATGACATGGCCTGAAGTAGAGGAGCGCTTGAACGAATGTACGACCGTTGTAGTTCCAGTCGGATCCACGGAACAGCATGGACCGGCTCTCCCAGTGGATAATGACCATTTCGTTGCAACTCAGTTCGCCTATAGATTGGCTGAACGTGTCTGGGACGAAATGAAACTCGTCGTAACACCGACGATAGTATTTGGACAATCTCAACATCACATGGATTTCAAGGGTACCATTACCCTGAAGGAATCGACACTTGCCAGCGTGATTGTCGATGTGTGTGAGTCCCTTGCTCATCATGGATTTGAGAACATTGTGCTGCTGAATGGGCACGGTGGAAACGAGACCGCTATTCAGAATGCACTTCCCATCCTGCATGATGAGATAGATGCGAGGGTATACAGCATGAACTGGTGGAGTCAGGTTATGGACAAGGTTCCTGAAACAGTCGAAGGGCCGATATTCCACGCCTGTGATATGGAGACCTCAGTTTCGTGGTATCTCGGGCAGAGGGTGTTAGCTGACAAACGAGTTGATGAGCCTGGAAGGAAACCTGTGCCTGGCTATATTGAGCCTGATATGCGGAAGAAAGCACCAACTGTATCTTCTGCCTTCACTATGAAGGATTTCACCGACTCGGGGGCCGTCGGTCTTTCTACCAAGGCGACCATGGAGAAAGGCCAAGAGATAGTTGAGCTGGCGCTGGACCGCATGGCTGGTTTTTTGGTTAAAATCCCTTAA